A single Falco naumanni isolate bFalNau1 chromosome 20, bFalNau1.pat, whole genome shotgun sequence DNA region contains:
- the LOC121099453 gene encoding keratin-associated protein 10-4-like yields the protein MSCYLHQCLPPVYQNPVPIQCPPTYAARQLSVPTWHSALCSPQYVTPCAPRQRIMSSSFSQQQCVTQCVPRQQYATQCVPQQQCMPQRILQQPRVTRCVTTCVPQQQCATEGVLQQPCVTKCVPQQQRETTSVPQQRVTECVPQQPCATRCITTCVPQQPYLTKSVPQQQCATKCIPQQRVTMYFPQQQCATRCVTTCVPQQRATKGVSHRFVTSCAPQQCATTYVPQQCATRCVTKCVPQQCATQGASICIPQQCATKCDSQQCGTTCVLQQQCVTKGVSQQQCATKGVPQQCPTKCVPQQCVTKGVPQQQCATKCVPQQCVTKGVPPQQCATKCVPQQCCATKCVPQQCVTKGVPPQQCATKGVPQQCVTKGVPQQQCATKGVPQQCMTKGVPQQCVTKGVPQQQCATKCVPQQCVTKGIPQQQCATKCVPQQCVTKGVPQQCATKGVPQQQCATKCVPQQSQSGGVKISSHSKKYCSASKWPW from the exons ATGTCGTGCTACCTACACCAGTGCCTCCCTCCAGTCTACCAGAACCCCGTCCCCATCCAGTGCCCACCAACCTACGCTGCCAGACAGCTGTCAGTGCCTACCTGGCACTCGGCGCTGTGCAGCCCACAGTATGTGACCCCCTGCGCCCCCCGGCAGCGGATCATGTCCTCCAGCTTCTCCCAACAGCAGTGTGTGACCCAGTGCGTGCCACGGCAGCAATACGCAACCCAGTGTGTGCCGCAGCAGCAGTGCATGCCGCAGCGCATCCTCCAGCAGCCACGTGTCACCCGGTGTGTGACAACTTGCgtgccacagcagcagtgtgcGACTGAGGGGGTGTTGCAGCAGCCTTGTGTGACCAAGTGTGTGCCGCAGCAGCAGCGTGAGACCACCAGCGTGCCGCAGCAGCGTGTGACAGAGTGCGTCCCGCAGCAGCCGTGTGCGACCAGGTGCATCACCACGTGTGTGCCACAGCAGCCGTACCTGACCAAGagtgtcccacagcagcagtgtgccACCAAGTGCATCCCACAGCAGCGTGTGACCATGtacttcccacagcagcagtgcGCGACCAGGTGCGTCACCACATGCGTCCCGCAGCAGCGTGCGACCAAGGGTGTCTCGCACCGGTTTGTGACCTCTTGTGCCCCGCAGCAGTGTGCCACCACGTATGTCCCGCAGCAGTGTGCCACCAGGTGCGTGACCAAGTGTGTCCCACAGCAGTGTGCCACCCAGGGTGCTAGCATTTGTATCCCACAGCAGTGTGCCACCAAGTGTGACTCACAGCAGTGTGGGACAACTTGTGtcttgcagcagcagtgtgtgaCCAAGGGTGTCTCTCAGCAGCAGTGTGCGACCAAAGGTGTCCCACAGCAGTGTCCCACCAAGTGTGTCCCACAGCAGTGTGTGACCAAGggtgtcccacagcagcagtgtgccACCAAGTGTGTCCCACAGCAGTGTGTGACCAAGGGTGTCCCACCACAGCAGTGTGCCACCAAGTGTGTCCCACAGCAGTGT TGTGCCACCAAGTGTGTCCCACAGCAGTGTGTGACCAAGGGTGTCCCACCACAGCAGTGTGCCACCAAGGGTGTCCCACAGCAGTGTGTGACCAAGggtgtcccacagcagcagtgtgcGACCAAAGGTGTCCCACAGCAGTGTATGACCAAGGGTGTCCCACAGCAGTGTGTGACCAAGggtgtcccacagcagcagtgtgccACCAAGTGTGTCCCACAGCAGTGTGTGACCAAGGGTatcccacagcagcagtgtgccACCAAGTGTGTCCCACAGCAGTGTGTGACCAAAGGTGTCCCACAGCAGTGTGCCACCAAAggtgtcccacagcagcagtgtgccACCAAGTGTGTCCCACAGCAAAGTCAGTCGGGTGGAGTAAAAATTTCAAGTCACTCTAAGAAGTACTGCTCTGCGTCCAAATGGCCCTGGTaa